A window from Chloroflexota bacterium encodes these proteins:
- a CDS encoding carbohydrate ABC transporter substrate-binding protein, giving the protein MNRTGVLWPLLAAVVILSMVLAACAPAAPAPAKPAEKPAEVVKKAEKEEVVEIQVTPTPVPELEGEIVVSFQGNDTQTWEALCEAYEQIHPNVDCKVELKPGEGYQEWIRTQFAGGTPKASLVNGNVVADLVNAKKFLDFSAYLDKISPYTGKPWREDFDAGALANMRDPVTGETYMLNLETVQVLWFYNKEAFRKAGILEEVEAVHKTPRNQPTWDQFLGWCDKLREAGYIPVAIEGDFRSFWEMRFGWMARMYADQFTRDEAELVRCQPGDWCFREGIDDKWVYDPTDPHNDDATRITFNIVRKMIALRDHQQRVNGPKWRAQYENFKQFADRCTPPGWIGTTDAYPLFLTQKAAIRLDGAWLLSSFEKDIRSLAEGTYSYSAAEEGAPTPTPSAEDLAATVFEIGSFNNPTMEGPEVDAPARTIEVNIGFWSVPKKDQQQNDLEVDFLMFVTSPEGYGIYLQNRLDPNNPHGGIAGPPVVKNVKLPPELEDRFANLRLIGNTEKDTAGTYRSRGVADYQPTVREWVDLAQQFFTDKITLDEFLDKYQASIDKHYDGILEHLRLTPEDLQDPSKKPANF; this is encoded by the coding sequence ATGAACCGAACAGGTGTGTTGTGGCCCCTGCTGGCCGCAGTCGTGATCCTCTCCATGGTGTTGGCTGCCTGTGCGCCGGCCGCTCCCGCCCCGGCGAAGCCAGCCGAGAAGCCGGCAGAGGTGGTCAAGAAGGCCGAAAAGGAAGAGGTCGTTGAGATCCAGGTGACCCCCACCCCCGTCCCGGAGCTCGAGGGAGAGATCGTGGTGTCCTTCCAGGGGAATGATACCCAGACCTGGGAGGCCCTCTGCGAGGCCTATGAGCAGATTCATCCCAATGTGGACTGCAAGGTCGAGCTGAAGCCGGGCGAGGGGTATCAGGAGTGGATTCGCACCCAGTTCGCCGGCGGCACCCCCAAGGCCTCCCTGGTGAACGGCAACGTGGTGGCCGACTTGGTCAATGCCAAGAAATTCCTCGACTTCTCCGCCTATCTCGACAAGATCTCCCCATACACGGGCAAGCCGTGGCGCGAGGACTTCGACGCGGGCGCCCTGGCCAATATGCGTGATCCGGTCACGGGTGAGACGTACATGCTGAACCTGGAGACCGTCCAGGTCCTCTGGTTCTATAACAAGGAAGCCTTCCGCAAGGCCGGCATCCTGGAAGAGGTCGAAGCCGTCCACAAGACGCCGCGCAACCAGCCCACCTGGGACCAGTTCCTGGGTTGGTGCGACAAGCTGCGAGAGGCCGGGTACATCCCGGTGGCCATCGAGGGCGATTTCCGCTCCTTCTGGGAGATGCGCTTCGGCTGGATGGCCCGCATGTACGCCGACCAGTTCACACGTGACGAGGCGGAGCTGGTGCGTTGCCAGCCTGGCGACTGGTGCTTCCGCGAGGGCATCGATGACAAGTGGGTGTACGATCCCACGGATCCGCACAACGATGACGCCACCCGCATCACCTTCAACATCGTCCGCAAGATGATCGCTCTGCGGGATCACCAGCAGCGGGTCAACGGTCCCAAGTGGCGGGCGCAGTACGAGAACTTCAAGCAGTTCGCCGACCGCTGCACGCCGCCCGGGTGGATCGGCACGACGGACGCCTATCCGCTCTTCCTGACCCAGAAGGCTGCCATCCGGCTGGACGGCGCCTGGCTGCTGAGCAGCTTTGAGAAGGACATCCGCAGTCTGGCCGAGGGGACCTACAGCTACTCGGCGGCGGAGGAAGGCGCCCCCACGCCGACGCCCTCTGCGGAGGATCTGGCCGCCACCGTCTTCGAGATCGGCTCCTTCAACAACCCCACCATGGAAGGACCGGAAGTGGACGCCCCTGCCCGCACCATCGAGGTCAACATCGGCTTCTGGAGCGTCCCCAAGAAGGACCAGCAGCAGAATGATCTCGAGGTGGACTTCCTGATGTTCGTGACCAGCCCGGAAGGGTATGGGATCTACCTGCAGAATCGGCTGGATCCCAACAACCCCCATGGTGGCATCGCCGGCCCGCCGGTGGTGAAGAACGTCAAGCTGCCGCCGGAGCTGGAGGATCGCTTCGCCAACCTGCGGCTGATCGGGAACACGGAGAAGGACACGGCCGGGACGTATCGGTCACGTGGTGTGGCCGACTATCAGCCCACGGTGCGGGAGTGGGTGGACCTGGCGCAGCAGTTCTTCACCGACAAGATCACGCTGGATGAGTTCCTGGATAAGTACCAGGCCTCCATCGACAAGCATTACGATGGTATCCTGGAGCATCTGCGGCTTACGCCGGAGGATCTGCAGGATCCCAGCAAGAAGCCGGCGAACTTCTAA
- a CDS encoding PQQ-binding-like beta-propeller repeat protein — protein MRVIGRLFFLLLILSAACFPGLIWGTTPVWAQPASWETEVGDVVYGVALSADGSVQVVGSRNNQVVAFDSAGKQLWKFHPKGTVWGVAVSGDGAWTAVASEDRRVYLLDAQGQPVWQYRGAFIFLDVAIARDGSLVAAVAEDRNVYAFDRTTGELLWQYALPNIADTVAIYGTGTVRVLAGTRDSQVHLFSSDGVELWRAQLADAVKGVAAVRSGALVVAGTQDGAVTLLNGATADVLWQTQLSDRVNAIAITDDGGLILVGTREGRLYVLNGEDGSVQQTHDMGSAVESVAVSPDGRYFMAGMRAGRAVFQDMATARARFVARQRLLTGVRVGIPLILLGLLVGLIVWIRVTPSGRTFWEVKAAPGRHLAAEMWRSRVSYLFLLPTIALLLVFNYYPAFSGLYHAFTVWKPGVETRWVGLQQFRFLLNDQYFWVGIKNAVILVITGYIKTFTVPLLVAELIFHLRNKTVQYGLRSLFVIPLVVPGVVGILLWVNIYDPNIGLLNQTLRALGLEQLTRVWLGDEKVALWSIIAIGFPWVSPFALLIFYGGLISIPQELFDAVKVDGASTWTRFWRLDLPLLMSQIKLLLILGFIGGIQEFQLIFLTTGGGPGNVTYTPALELYYQAVRFNNFGLASAIGAVLFVVILGGTIINMRYVQSAVEYQA, from the coding sequence ATGCGAGTGATCGGACGTCTGTTCTTCCTGCTCCTGATCCTGTCCGCCGCGTGCTTCCCTGGCCTGATATGGGGGACGACGCCTGTGTGGGCTCAGCCGGCCTCCTGGGAGACGGAGGTCGGGGATGTGGTGTATGGCGTGGCGTTGTCCGCCGATGGAAGCGTGCAGGTCGTGGGGAGCCGCAATAACCAGGTGGTCGCCTTTGATTCGGCGGGGAAACAGTTGTGGAAATTCCACCCGAAGGGGACGGTATGGGGAGTGGCGGTCTCCGGGGACGGCGCCTGGACGGCGGTGGCCTCGGAGGATCGTCGGGTCTATCTACTGGACGCGCAGGGGCAGCCCGTCTGGCAGTACCGGGGCGCCTTTATCTTCCTGGACGTGGCCATCGCCCGTGATGGCTCGTTGGTGGCCGCCGTGGCGGAGGATCGCAACGTGTACGCGTTCGATCGGACGACCGGCGAGCTGTTGTGGCAGTACGCGTTGCCCAACATCGCCGACACGGTGGCGATCTACGGGACGGGCACCGTTCGCGTTCTGGCGGGCACTCGCGACTCGCAGGTGCATCTGTTCAGCTCCGATGGCGTTGAGCTGTGGCGTGCCCAGCTGGCCGACGCGGTGAAGGGCGTGGCCGCCGTCCGGAGCGGCGCGTTGGTCGTGGCGGGCACGCAGGACGGCGCCGTGACGCTGCTGAACGGGGCCACGGCGGATGTGCTGTGGCAGACTCAGCTCTCGGACCGGGTGAACGCCATCGCGATCACCGATGACGGCGGCCTGATCCTGGTGGGCACCCGGGAGGGCCGGCTGTATGTGCTGAACGGCGAGGATGGCTCCGTCCAGCAGACGCACGACATGGGCTCCGCCGTGGAGTCGGTGGCCGTGTCGCCGGATGGCCGTTACTTCATGGCGGGGATGCGGGCCGGCCGGGCGGTGTTCCAGGACATGGCCACGGCGAGGGCGCGGTTTGTGGCCCGGCAGCGGTTGCTGACCGGGGTTCGGGTCGGCATACCGCTGATCCTGCTGGGCCTTCTCGTCGGGCTCATCGTCTGGATACGCGTCACGCCCTCTGGGCGTACTTTCTGGGAGGTGAAGGCGGCGCCGGGGCGGCATCTGGCTGCGGAGATGTGGCGCAGTCGGGTGTCCTACCTGTTCCTGTTGCCCACGATCGCCTTGCTGCTCGTCTTCAACTACTACCCCGCCTTCTCCGGGCTCTACCACGCCTTTACCGTGTGGAAGCCGGGCGTGGAGACGCGCTGGGTGGGGTTGCAGCAGTTTCGCTTTCTTCTGAACGATCAATACTTTTGGGTCGGCATCAAGAACGCCGTCATCCTGGTGATCACCGGGTATATCAAGACCTTCACCGTGCCGTTGTTGGTGGCCGAGTTGATCTTCCACCTTCGCAACAAGACCGTCCAGTACGGCCTTCGCTCCCTCTTCGTGATCCCGCTGGTAGTGCCCGGCGTGGTGGGCATCCTGCTTTGGGTGAACATCTACGATCCGAACATCGGCCTGTTGAATCAGACCCTGCGGGCGTTGGGGTTGGAACAGTTGACCCGGGTGTGGTTAGGCGACGAGAAGGTGGCCCTGTGGTCGATCATCGCCATCGGCTTCCCATGGGTGAGCCCGTTCGCCCTGCTCATCTTCTACGGAGGCCTCATCTCCATCCCGCAGGAGCTTTTCGATGCGGTGAAGGTGGACGGAGCGTCGACCTGGACCCGATTCTGGCGGCTGGATCTGCCGTTGCTGATGAGCCAGATCAAGTTGCTGCTCATCCTGGGGTTCATCGGTGGCATCCAGGAGTTCCAGTTGATCTTTCTCACCACCGGCGGCGGGCCGGGGAACGTGACCTACACGCCGGCGCTGGAGCTTTACTATCAGGCCGTGCGGTTCAACAATTTCGGCCTGGCCTCGGCCATCGGGGCCGTTCTGTTCGTGGTGATCCTGGGTGGGACGATCATCAACATGCGATATGTCCAGTCGGCTGTGGAGTATCAGGCGTAG
- a CDS encoding carbohydrate ABC transporter permease: MAELSEAVLERRGPRLVHARAGAHRRETIGQVIIVALLLFLLFLTLVPIALMITFSLKDNGQIYGRFWSLPNPVRWRNYVEGMTVMWRYIVNTLVSSLTSVAAVVMLASLSGYVFARHRFPFKESIYLIILALLMIPGVLTLIPAFVLVRQLGLVDTRWALILPWTSGGQVFGILLCRSFFATLPQELFDAGRIDGASEFDLYWRVALPLSWPIIVTLGIMHLVGTYNDFIWPLVTITSPQVQVVSVGLTQFTSQYGITDWGPRMAAYTIATIPLVVLFVFGMRYYIRGITSGAIKA; the protein is encoded by the coding sequence ATGGCGGAGCTTTCTGAGGCTGTTCTGGAGAGGCGGGGCCCTCGGCTGGTGCACGCCCGTGCGGGCGCCCATCGACGGGAGACGATCGGGCAGGTGATCATCGTCGCCCTCCTGTTGTTCCTGCTGTTTCTGACGCTGGTGCCCATCGCTCTGATGATCACCTTCTCCCTGAAGGACAATGGCCAGATCTACGGCCGCTTCTGGTCGTTGCCGAACCCGGTGCGCTGGCGGAATTATGTGGAGGGGATGACGGTGATGTGGCGTTACATCGTCAACACCCTCGTCTCGTCGCTGACCTCCGTGGCGGCGGTGGTCATGCTGGCTTCGCTCAGCGGCTACGTCTTCGCCCGCCACCGGTTCCCCTTTAAGGAATCCATTTATCTGATCATCCTGGCCTTGCTGATGATCCCGGGCGTGTTGACGCTGATCCCGGCCTTTGTGCTGGTGCGTCAGCTAGGGCTGGTGGACACGCGCTGGGCCCTGATCCTGCCGTGGACGTCCGGCGGTCAGGTGTTCGGCATCCTGCTCTGTCGTAGCTTCTTCGCCACGCTGCCCCAGGAGCTGTTTGACGCCGGGCGCATCGATGGTGCATCTGAGTTCGATCTCTACTGGCGGGTGGCGCTGCCGCTATCCTGGCCGATCATCGTGACCCTGGGCATCATGCACCTGGTGGGGACGTACAACGACTTCATCTGGCCGCTGGTGACCATCACCAGCCCGCAGGTGCAGGTGGTCTCCGTGGGGTTGACGCAGTTCACGTCCCAGTACGGGATCACGGATTGGGGGCCCCGCATGGCGGCATACACCATCGCCACCATCCCGCTGGTGGTCCTGTTCGTCTTCGGTATGCGCTACTACATCCGGGGCATCACCAGCGGCGCGATCAAGGCATAG